The segment TAAGCATTGTCCCCGACTTAGGAACACCTTCTGATTCTTCAGTTGAAGTAAGTGTCCACGTAAAACCGTTTAAGGAACGAAGAGTTATTCAGTCTGATGGTGGGTTTGATAAAATTGAAATTAGTGATGGGTTGCTCCCCGTTCCGGGAATTGGAGGAAACTTGGAATGGCTAAACAGAAGTATTTTTGGATCAACCAATAGAATAAGTTCCAAAATATCTGCTGATCTTCCGATTGAAGAGCAATTCCATTACCCTCGACTTCGAGTGGATGCAAATCTTTCAAATCAATGGATTGGCTCGCTCAGAATTCCAACACGATTCAAAAGTTTTTTTCACATGTTTAAAAATTTCGCTGATCTTGAGGGGCCATTTATATTTCGATATGGAATGCAAATTACCACCATTCACAAATTTGGCGAACGGTCTTATATCAGCATGGGAGTTAAATGGGAGAAATTTGAAGAGCCGGAAGAACTAAAGGAAAATATCGAGCAAAAAAAGGTGGACATTCATTACAAACTGGATCAAACTAATAATCCTTTCTTCCCTTCTAAAGGATCCATTATTTCTATTAAGATTAATAGCACTGGTGGTTTTTTAGGTGGTAACAGGGAATTTTTAAAATTTGAACTCGATGCTAGAAAATATATAAATATTTTTGGAAAAACTATTTTGGCGCTTCGTGGAAATTATGGAATTCTGCAGGGATGGGATAATTCGGATGAACAATATGAAGAAATACTTTTTGATAAATTTTATTTAGGTGGGAGCACAAACTTAAGAGCATGGGACCCTTTGGAATTTTCAGTTGTAACAGATTCGTTGGGAAATTCAACCAATACTCCAAAAGGTGAAACATTTCGGTTTTTTATTAATTCAGAAATTCGATTTCCCATTTATGGATTGATTGGAGGTGTTATTTTTATGGATGGCGGAAAATTGGATGTCGCGGAAAAATGGAATTCCCTCGCAGATTTTCAATGGGATGGCGGGTTTGGCGCGACCTTAAAAACACCTTTAGGACCCGTGCGGTTGGAATATGCATCCCAATTAAAAGATCCATCCGAATGGCGCATTCATCTAGGAGTATTATATGCATTTTAATCGGAACCCGTTAACTTCCTTAATGTATAAAGTTCAATTCTCACTTGCGAGAGGATGATGGAACGAATAAATTCACAAACTTTTTTCGAGAGGACTATGAAAAACATACACATAATAATCGCAGTTAGCGGGCTACTTTTGGTGGGAATGAATTGTGGGAAACCATTAACAGCTGAGGCCTTGTTTACACAGGCAGAAACAAAACGAAACGTGAGCAATAATTCCGGTGCAATTGAAGATTTATCTAAATTATTGGAATTGTATCCAGATCATGATCTTGCGTCTAAAACCCAGTATTTCATTGGGGATATTTATATGAACAATATTAAAGATTTCGAGGCAGCAATTACGGCCTATAAAAAAGTTGTCGAATCTTATTCTGGAAGTGGCTTAGAAGCTAATGCCCAATTTATGGTTGGATTTATTTATGCCAATTATATTCAGAATCTTGATAGCGCCAAAAAAGAATATGATCAATTTTTGAATCAATTTCCAGATCATGATTTATATGATGATGTACAATTTGAACTGCAATATCTTGGCAAGGATATCAATCAGATTGATGCGTTAAAAAATATCGCATCCTAATAAAAGTTTCTCTTGAATGTCAGATTTTAGTTTATCAGAAATAAACGAAAAAATATCTGCCCGGTCTGGATTTGTAGATGAATTAAAAAAAGGTCTTGGACAGGTTATTGTTGGGCAAACTGAACTGGTTGAAAAAATAATCATTAGTTTGTTGGCAAATGGTCATATTTTATTGGAAGGCGTTCCGGGGTTAGCTAAAACTCTGATTGTAAAAACAATTTCGCAGCTGATTGATACTCAGTTTCAGCGCATTCAATTTACTCCAGATATGTTACCGGCAGACTTGCTGGGAACGCTCATTTTTAACCAGAAAACGAGCTCCTTTGAAATACGAAAAGGGCCTATTTTTTCTAATATCATATTGGCAGATGAAATCAATCGTGCACCTTCAAAAGTACAAAGTGCTTTATTAGAAGCCATGCAGGAAAGGCAAATTACCATTGGAGAAGAATCATTCATTCTCGATCAACCTTTTCTTGTTTTAGCAACACAAAATCCAATTGAACAAGAGGGGACTTACCCGCTTCCTGAAGCGCAAGTCGATCGGTTTATGCTGAAACTAAAGGTGGATTATCCTTCCAAAGAAGAGGAACGAATCATTTTACGTAAATCCGCTAAAACCCACGTTGTCGATTTAGTCAAACCTGTCATTAGTTCGGATGAAATATTGGATGCGCAATCTTTACTGAATGAAATTTATGTAGATGAAAAAGTTGAGGAATATGTTTTAAATCTCATTTTCGCAACACGGGATCCGGAAGGTTCCGGAATGGGTGACTTAGGTGGATTAATTGAATACGGTGCTTCCCCGCGTGCTACGATTAATCTGGTTCTTGGTGCCAAAGCAAGGGCATTCCTTCAACATCGCGGTTATATTACTCCTGAAGATGTGAGATATATTGCAATGGATGTTTTGCGCCATCGCATTATTCTTAACTTTGAAGCCGAAGCGGAAGAACTTACCCCTGAAGATATTATTCAACGTCTCTTGGAAACTGTCATTATTCCTTAATTCTCGGGCAACATGATACCCCGGGAAATCCTCAAAAAAGTTCGCCAAATTGAAATCCGAACCCGTGGTTTGGTGAATGATCTCTTCGGCGGAGAATATCATTCGGTATTTAAAGGAAGGGGAATGGCTTTCTCCGAAGTTCGAGAATATGTCCCCGGTGACGACATCAGGCTAATTGATTGGAATGTTACTGCCCGCACCGGCGCACCTTTTATTAAAATTTTTGAAGAGGAACGTGAACTTTCAGTAATTCTTATGGTGGATATGAGCGGGTCCGGTCAATTCGGTTCAAAATCTCGACTTAAAACTGAGCTTGCAGCAGAGTTGGCATCTGTTCTTGGTTTCTCCGCTATAAAAAATAATGATAAAGTCGGAGTTATTTTTTTCACCGATGATGTTGAAAAATACATTCCTCCCAAAAAAGGACGATCACATATATTACGTGTCATTCGAGAAATTCTCTATTTTAAACCAGAGAAAAAGGGGACATCTTTGCAAAATGCATTAGATTTTCTTCTCCACACGTCTCATCGGCGATCCGTTGTGTTTCTGATATCGGATTTTATGAATGAAGGATATTGGAAATCATTAAAGATAGCTAATAGAAAACATGATTTAATCGGAATTCAAATTCACGACCACGCCGAGGATAATATTCCAAACCTTGGAATGGTAAAAGTGAAAGATCCGGAGACGAGTGAAGTTTTTTGGATAGATACAAGTTCAACTTCGGATCGGCAAGCGATTAAAGAATTGCGTCAAAAATCTAAGGATGATTTTCTGAAAACATGTCGTAAGAATCGGTTCGATTTAATTCCGATTTCTACTCAGGATGATTATGTAGAACCGCTCATGAATTATTTCCGTTTAAGAGAAAAGCGGTTTTAAGGGATTCACAACTACAAATGGTTTTCTTCTATATAATTGCGATTTCTTTATTGCTGAATGGATGTTCAGAAACCGATCAAGAAAAAACCTTCCAGGCATTTGCAAAGCTGGATACAAATCGTGTCGGCATTGGAGATGTTTTCCATTATAAAGTTGTAGCATCTGCGCCGAAAAATAAGATGCTTCAATTTTCTGAAATTCGAAATAACGATCCCCTTGAAATTAGACATACATTGTTGAATGCTGATGGAACAAGATTAGACTCCATTGATTTTACATTGGTTTTGTGGGATACGGGATTTCACTATATACCGCCAATCGAAGTAAATCTTTTGAACAGTGATTCTACTTTGGCAAAGACGATGACAATGGATAGCCTTCAGGTTTTTGTTTTTTCTTCCATTGCAGAGGATTCTCTTTTTCGCGCAGCTGGTTCGATAAATTTAAAGCCGGCTAAAAATCCGGTTTCCATTGAAAAAGGTTTCCCCTTTCGGACTCTTTTGTTCGGAACAACATTCCTGATATTATTAGTTTTGATAATTGGTATATGGTTTCGTCGTGTTCCGGATCGTTTCCGTTTCTCGGAGCCATTGCTTGATATTCCGCCGCCGGACGAGTTAGCATTAAAAAAATTGACAGACCTTCGTAAACAGATCAAGCAAGACGGACGGACGGTAAAGGAATATTATACTTCATTGTCCCACATCATCCGAGAATATATTGAATTTAGTTTTTTTATTAAGACCCTAGAAATGACTACGGAGGATATTGTTAAGCATACTGACGATTTGCCCTTTGGATCTACGGGAAAGGGTGCGTGGAAGAATATACTTGAACGAGCGGATCTCGTGAAGTATGCAAAAGAAACCTCGGACGTTGAAACAATCCAATTGGATATTGATTCTACCCAAAAATTCATTAAAAACACGACAATATTTTGGAAGCGAATCGATACGAGTCTTCCGTAAATTTTAAATGAAAATTTCGTAAGTTTATTGTTTAATAATAGAAAGATATTATGGCAACCACATCAGAAATTAAAAAGGGTGCAGTTTTACTCCACAAGGGGAAGAGAATGAAAGTGATTGAATTCCTTCACGTAAAACCTGGAAAGGGTGGAGCATTTGTTCGTACGAAAATGAAAGATATCCAGACGGGAAAGATATTTGATGAAACGTTTAACGCCAGCGCAAAAATTGAATTGATTCGAGTAGATGCAAAAACGATGCAATATTTATATGCTGATGGTGAAGATTTTATCTTCATGGATAATCACACATATGAGCAACTTTTGGTTGCTGGTAATACTGTTGGCGAGGCAAAGCATTATCTCATTGCCGGTCAGGAAGCGGATCTATTGTTCGACGGGAGCGAAATTCTTGATATTCGCCTCCCTGCGCATGCAATTCTTGAGGTAACACACACGGAACCAGGCATCCGAGGAAATACGGCAACAGGCGCTACCAAACCGGCAACGCTTGAAACAGGTTATGAGGTTCAGGTGCCGTTATTTGTGGATGAAGGTGATAAATTAAAAGTTGACACGCGAACGGGTGCGTATGTTGAACGGGCGAAATTATAAACGATTTGTCGTAATTTGAGGAAATCAAATGTGGAAAGATAAAGTTAAAGAAATTATTTATATCCTTGAGAATAGTGATGTTGAAGAAATCGACATAACTTTTTGGGGGAAACGGATCCGCGTATCCAAATCGGGAGGATCTTACAAAATGTCGGGTCCCCCAGTTGAAAATGCCATTGAATTGTCGCCTGGTTTATCGGATAAACCACTGGTGCCACAATCGGAATCTCCGGCGGAATCTATAGATGGAGAGTCAATTTTATCGCCTATGCCCGGAACATTTTATCGCTCACCAACGCCGGAAGCGGACCCGTTTATTAATGAGGGCGATATTGTAAAAATGGGTCAGACTTTATGTATTATTGAAGCGATGAAAATCATGAATGAAATTGAAGCGGAGCAGGATGGTGTCATCCAAAAAATAACGGCACAAGATGGAAATCCCGTGGAGTTTAATCAACCTCTCTTCGTGATCAAGCCATCTTGATATTATCTAACATTTTCTGAACTGTCATGTTTAAAAAAATCCTGATAGCCAACCGCGGGGAAATCGCCTTGCGAATTATTCGTGCTTGTCACGAGTTGGGAATAAAAACAGTTGCAGTTTATTCTACAGCTGATGAATTATCTCTCCATGTCAAATTTGCGGATGAAGCTGTTTGTATTGGACCGCCTTCCAGCAAAGACAGTTACCTTAATATCCCTCGAATTATAGCAGCGGGAGAAATTACCAATGCGGATGCTATTCACCCGGGATATGGATTTCTTTCGGAAAATGCTGAATTTTCTCGTATCACTGAGGACAACGATTTTACATTTATCGGACCAACGCCTGAAACGATTTTAGCAATGGGAAATAAATCTCATGCAAAAGACACCATGAAAGCTGCCGGCATTCCCGTAATTCCAGGCAGTGACGGCATTATCAAAGACGTTTCGGAAGGAAAAAAACTTGCGAGTGAAATGGGTTACCCGGTTATGATAAAAGCATCATCCGGCGGTGGTGGGAAGGGAATGAGGTTTGTAGAAAATGAAGCAGCATTTGACAATGCATTTGATACTGCAAAGAATGAAGCATTGGTTTCTTTTGGAGACGGCGATGTTTATCTGGAAAAATTTCTTGTTAACCCAAGGCATATTGAAGTTCAAATATTAGCAGATTCCAATGGAAATGTTGTTCACTTGGGAGAAAGAGAATGTACGATTCAACGGCGTCATCAAAAATTGATTGAAGAATCTCCCTCAGTTGCAGTGGATACAGAAATGCGAGCAAAGATGGGCGCCTTGGCCGTTAAAGGTACAGAAGCCGTTAATTATGTTGGCGTTGGAACGATGGAATTTTTAATGGATAAAAATAAAGATTTTTATTTCATGGAAATGAACACTCGTATTCAAGTAGAGCATCCCGTGACGGAAATGGTAATGGGCGCCGACCTTATTAAACAACAAATTCGTATGCATTGGGGCGAACCTCTTCCGGAATATGTAAATGATCTACAAATTCGTGGACATGCTATCGAATGCAGGATTAATGCAGAAGACCCTGCCAAGAATTTTATTCCATCTCCGGCGACCATTTCTAGTTTTCATCTCCCGGGTGGTAAAGGAGTTCGTGTGGATACCCACGCATATGCTGGATATGAAATTCCGACTTATTATGATTCTATGATTGGCAAACTCATCGTGCATGCTTCTGATCGGGGAAAAGCCATTAACCGAATGCAAAGAGCCTTGGAAGAATGCATCATTGAAGGACCAAAAACCACGATTCCATTCCACCAAGCCATCATGAAAGATAAGCAATTTCAATCTGGCGAATTTGATACCGGATTTTTAGAAACATTTGAATACAATCCTCCAAACAATTAAAAGAAAATTTAATGACTATACCTAACGATTTAAAGTACACGAAAGATCACGAATGGGTTAAAATGCACGACGGATCTGTTACGGTTGGCATAACCGATTATGCACAAAAAGAATTAGGAGATATCGTTTTTGTCGAATTTCCGGAATTAAATGACCACATAACAAAAGACGAACCATTTGGAACCATCGAGGCTGTAAAAACGGTTGCAGATCTTTTCGCACCTTTATCCGGCGAAATTATCAACATAAATGATGAAATTGAGGATGCTCCTGATTTCGTAAATTCCGATCCTTATGGTGACGGTTGGTTGGTAAAAATAAAAATTCCGGACGAATCTGAATGGAACCTTCTTATGTCCGCATCAGATTACGAAAACTATTTAAAGAACGATTCTTAGGATATTTTAATGAACTCATCTGTTTTCAAAACCTTATTAAAAACTGCTGAAAAACGCGGCGCTTGCTACATTATCCTTCTTGATCCTGATAGGAAGAATGAACATACATTAGAAGCAAGATTGAAGGCGGCTCATGACGCTGGCGTAGATGCTATTTTTGTCGGTGGAAGTTTGATGATGGATGGTAAATATCATGAGCGGATCAAACGGATTAAAGAATCTTCAACCGTACCGGTCATTTTTTTCCCGGGCGGCGCAAATCAGTTGAATGAACATTTTGACGCCATCCTATTTACAGCAGTTTTATCCGGGAGGAATCCTCATTACTTGATTGGAGAGCAAGTGATTGCAGCGCCGATTGTTAAAGATCTTGGATTGGAAGTCATCCCGACAAGTTATTTACTGTTTGATGGAGGGGCACATTCTACCGTTGAATTTATGAGTGGCACCCAACCTTTACCGCTGCATCGTCCTGATATTGCGGTTGCACATGCTTTGGCATCAGAATATTTAGGCAAAAAATTAATTTATCTTGAAGCGGGTAGCGGAGCGCATGAATCTGTTCCGGATGAAACCATTAAACGCATATGCAGTCAGGTGTCTGTTCCAGTTATTGTTGGAGGTGGTATCAAAACGCCTGAAGATGCACGTCGAAAAGTTGAAGCAGGTGCAACCTTTATTGTTACCGGAACAGCTGTAGAAGAAAGTGATTCATCAGATTTGATGCAAGCTTTTTCAAATGCTGTTCATGTAAAGGAGTAAACAATGAACAAACGTGAAGAAATAATTCGGCAATTAGAAGCAAGTGCTCAGGTTAAACAAGAAATGGTTTCTCTTTGTGCGGATTCTATAGAAATGAGCGCCACTCTTTTAATTTCAGCCTTGAAAGACGGACATAAAGTGTTGTGGGTTGGAAATGGTGGTAGCGCCGGACAAGCACAGCATTTATCTACAGAACTTATTGGCGGTCTTAGAGATCACACGTGGAAAGGATCTCCATCCATTTCTCTTACAGTTGATTCTTCCTTTATTACAGCATGGGCAAATGATGTCGGATTTGACTCAGTATTTTCCCAGCAAGTTGGTGCTTTAGGTATGGCTGGAGATGTGTTGGTTGCCATTTCAACCAGTGGGAATTCTGTAAACGTGATTGAAGCCGTTAAAAAAGCACAAACCATCGGTATGAAAGTAATCGTGTTTACAGGGAATTCCGGCGGATTCTTAAAACCAATGGGAGACGTTGTTATTTCAATTCCAAGTGATGATTGTCAGCGTATTCAAGAGGGACATATTCTCGCGGGACACATCATGTGCGAACTCGTTGAGATGGAGTTCATACAATAAACGATTCGTGGAAACACATATCCAGGATTATATCACCATGATCCAGGTCGAAAAAAACCTGGCAATCAAAACAGTGGAAGCATACAAAAGAGATATTGGTCGGTATTTAAAGTTTCTTGAAGAGGAACAAAATGTTACTTCCATTTTGCGAGTAAAGGATGATGAAATTAGAGCATTTATAAGAGTTCTTTCCGATTTGAAACTTGCTCCATCAACGCTTCACCGAAATTTTTCTGCTATCCGCTCGTACCATTCTTTTCTTGTCGAGTCCGAACTAACCAAGCATAATCCTGCACAATTATTAGATCCCCCCCGAATGACCAAAAAACTTCCTGATGTTTTAACTGCAAATGAAATTGAATCCATCATCAATGCAGTGACGGAAGATTCGTCGTCGTATCTCCGTGATAAATCAATGTTAGAAATGCTTTATTCTACAGGGTTACGGGTGTCGGAATTATGCGAACTTGAATTGGTAGATATTCAGAATAACTACGGGGTTCTTCGTATAAAGGGAAAAGGAAACAAGGAACGTTTGGTTCCGATTGGAAGAAATGCCGTAGATATGCTTGAAGAATACCTAAAAAACCTGAGAAAAAAATTGGGTGAAAAAAAGTTGGATAAAGGAAAAATATTTTTAAGCCTAAATGGTCGCCCACTTACCCGTGCCGCTGTTTGGCAAATACTAAAAAAATGGACGGCCCAGGCGGGAATTACAAAGAATATAAGTCCCCACACATTCCGCCATTCGTTTGCGACGCATTTATTGGAAGGCGGTGCAGATCTTCGCGCCATTCAGGAAATGCTTGGACATGAGAGCATTACCACAACCGAATTATACACGCATTTGGACCGACAATATTTAGCTGAAGTTCATAAAAAATTCCATCCGAGGTGGTAAATGGGCATTGCTTCTCTAGATCCGTCTGTTCAAATTATTCTAATCCCTGTGATTTTATTTTCACTTTCATTTCACGAATTTTCACATGGTTGGGTAGCATTTCGGCTTGGTGATCCGACTGCGCAACAATATGGACGCTTAACTCTCAATCCAATTGCCCATTTGGATATGTTCGGAACTTTGGCGTTGTATTTCATGGGATTTGGTTGGGCAAAGCCTGTCCCGGTTGATGTGGGAAAGTTGAACAATCCCAGACGCGATGCCACGTGGGTTGCACTTGCCGGACCTGCTTCCAATTTTTTACTTGCACTAATCTGCGGTATTGGTTTTTCAGTTTTATTTAGAATGATGGCAAATGGAACAGAAGTACCAACAGTTGTCATGAAGGTTCTACAAGTTGGTCTATTCATCAATATATCCTTAGGCGTTTTCAATTTCCTTCCAATTCCACCTTTAGATGGATCACGAATATTAGAAGGTTTTATTCCAATTGAACATCGTCACATTGTGCACAAAATGGAACATTATGGACCGATGGTTTTAATTGGATTGATAGCATTTGGTTGGATGACGGGCTTCAGCGTCATTTGGGTGATTATGGGACCGATAATTGGACTTTTATCAAGTTTATTTACTGCGGGATTATTATAATGACCGGACATTTGTTTAGGAGAATTATTCCAAAACGGCATCAGACGTCCCGATCTCTATTATGGACTGTGATCGTTTTACTTGCTGTTCTATTTTTAATCATGTATCTGAACGGCGTCAGTTTAGGCAGGTAAAAATGAAACTGATTGAATGTGTACCCAATTTTAGCGAAGGGCGTGACCTTAATAAAATCAAAATTATTACCGATGCAATTATAAACGTAGCGGGTATTACAGTTTTAGATGTGGATCCGGGTGAAGATACAAATCGTACCGTTGTTACGATTGTCGGGGAACCGGAAGCTGTCGCCGAAGCTGCATTTATTGGAATTCAATCGGCAGCAAACGTGTTGGATATGAGGTCTCACACCGGTGCACATGCACGTATGGGCGCTACAGATGTATGCCCATTTATTCCTATTTCTGAGGTCACCATGGATGAATGTATTGAAGTTTCCAAACACGTTGGCGCTCGTGTTGGAAACGAGTTGGGTATTCCAATTTATTTATACGAGAAATCAGCCCAAAAAGTGGAACGAGGAAATTTAGCAACCGTCCGTCAGGGGGAATACGAAGGATTAGAAAAAAAGTTAAAAAATCCTGAATGGAAACCGGATTATGGTCCTGCAGACTTTAACCCAAAAACTGGGGCAACAGCAGTCGGTGCGCGGGAATTCCTGATTGCATACAATATCAATTTAAATACTAAGGATAAGAGACTTGCTACGGATATTGCATTTGAACTTCGTGAAAAAGGACGAAGCAAACGGTTTCCAAATCCTCTCTCAAAAAATTTATTGGATGGAGAAATCGTTCGAAAAGATAACGGGAAACCTGTAAAAATCCCCGGGATGTTTAAGAATGTAAAAGCTGTCGGGTGGATTATTGAATCGTATCACCGAGCTCAAATATCCATTAATTTTACCAATTATAAACAATCTCCTGTGCACGAAGTATTTGACGCTGCATGTACGTTAGCAAATGAAAGGGGACTTAGAGTAACGGGGAGTGAACTTGTTGGGCTTATTCCGATGGCTGCGGTAAAAGAAGCGGGGATCCATTATTTAAAAAAACAGGGGCATACACCGGGTGTTCCTGAATCAGAAATTATTGAAACGGCTATCCAGTCGTTGGGGTTGCACGATGTTGCACACTTTGATCCGGAAGAAAAAATAATTGAATATGCTATTCAAAATGAGGAGGCAAATCTCATGAATTCAACGATGAACGAATTTGTGGAGGAATTATCAACCAATAGCCCTGCGCCGGGTGGTGGTAGTGTCGCTGCTTTGGCAGGAAGTTTGGCCGCGGGACTCGCTGCAATGGTCTCAGCGCTTACCCATGAGAAAAAAGGATTCGAACTGACTAAAGATGAAATGGAATCCATTGGGCTTGAAGCGCAACATTTAAAAGATCGGTTCATTGCACTTGTGGATGAAGATACGTCAGCCTTTAATCAAATGATGGATGCCGGGCGACTGCCAAGCAAAACAGAAACAGAAAAATCTGATAAAAAATCAGCAATGGAAAAAGCCGCAAAAAACGGCGTCAATATCCCGATGGAAACGGCTGAATCAGCATTAAAAATTCTAGAAATGACCGCTGTACTTGTGGAAAAAGGAAACCCGAATTCGGTAAGCGATGCCGGAGTAGCAGCCGAAATGGCACACGGTGCAGTTCGAGGTGGAATTATGAATGTACGGATCAATCTTTCCGGTATTGGTGATCAGGAATTCGTGAAGGAAGCGATCGAAAAATCTGAAACACTTATACGCAAAGCAGATTCACTGCAAGATGAAATTTATTCAAAGACTATGAATACTATTCAATCATCCTAATCGACCTATGCAAATAAAGCCACTTTCTGAAGATCTTCAAAATAAAATTGCCGCCGGCGAGGTGGTGGAACGTCCGGCATCTGTTGTAAAGGAATTGGTAGAAAATAGTCTTGATGCTAATGCGAAAACTATTACGATTGTGGTTGAACAAGGTGGAGAAAAACTCATTCAGGTAACGGACGATGGTTCGGGAATTCCATCGGAGGAATTGACGCTTGCAGTCCAGCGATATACTACGAGCAAAATTGAAGAAGCAGACGATTTATTTAATATCCAGACTCTGGGATTCCGGGGAGAGGGACTTGCAAGTATTGCTGCCGTGGCTGAAATAGAATTAGCATCTTGTACGAATGAAGAGGGGCATACCATCAAAGTAAAAAACGGGCAAGCAGGCGCGATTGAACCGGCTGCTGGTGTTAGGGGAACCCAAGTGACGGTTCGCAACCTGTTTTACAATACGCCTGCCCGTAAAAAATTCCTGAAAAAACCGCGTACCGAATTCCGAAAGATTGTAGATATGGTGCGACGATTTTCTCTCATGTATCCCGAAAACGGATTTAAACTTATTTCGGAAAATCGAAACGTTTTGGATCTCAAA is part of the Candidatus Neomarinimicrobiota bacterium genome and harbors:
- a CDS encoding SIS domain-containing protein, translating into MNKREEIIRQLEASAQVKQEMVSLCADSIEMSATLLISALKDGHKVLWVGNGGSAGQAQHLSTELIGGLRDHTWKGSPSISLTVDSSFITAWANDVGFDSVFSQQVGALGMAGDVLVAISTSGNSVNVIEAVKKAQTIGMKVIVFTGNSGGFLKPMGDVVISIPSDDCQRIQEGHILAGHIMCELVEMEFIQ
- the xerD gene encoding site-specific tyrosine recombinase XerD, which produces MIQVEKNLAIKTVEAYKRDIGRYLKFLEEEQNVTSILRVKDDEIRAFIRVLSDLKLAPSTLHRNFSAIRSYHSFLVESELTKHNPAQLLDPPRMTKKLPDVLTANEIESIINAVTEDSSSYLRDKSMLEMLYSTGLRVSELCELELVDIQNNYGVLRIKGKGNKERLVPIGRNAVDMLEEYLKNLRKKLGEKKLDKGKIFLSLNGRPLTRAAVWQILKKWTAQAGITKNISPHTFRHSFATHLLEGGADLRAIQEMLGHESITTTELYTHLDRQYLAEVHKKFHPRW
- a CDS encoding site-2 protease family protein encodes the protein MGIASLDPSVQIILIPVILFSLSFHEFSHGWVAFRLGDPTAQQYGRLTLNPIAHLDMFGTLALYFMGFGWAKPVPVDVGKLNNPRRDATWVALAGPASNFLLALICGIGFSVLFRMMANGTEVPTVVMKVLQVGLFINISLGVFNFLPIPPLDGSRILEGFIPIEHRHIVHKMEHYGPMVLIGLIAFGWMTGFSVIWVIMGPIIGLLSSLFTAGLL
- the ftcD gene encoding glutamate formimidoyltransferase gives rise to the protein MKLIECVPNFSEGRDLNKIKIITDAIINVAGITVLDVDPGEDTNRTVVTIVGEPEAVAEAAFIGIQSAANVLDMRSHTGAHARMGATDVCPFIPISEVTMDECIEVSKHVGARVGNELGIPIYLYEKSAQKVERGNLATVRQGEYEGLEKKLKNPEWKPDYGPADFNPKTGATAVGAREFLIAYNINLNTKDKRLATDIAFELREKGRSKRFPNPLSKNLLDGEIVRKDNGKPVKIPGMFKNVKAVGWIIESYHRAQISINFTNYKQSPVHEVFDAACTLANERGLRVTGSELVGLIPMAAVKEAGIHYLKKQGHTPGVPESEIIETAIQSLGLHDVAHFDPEEKIIEYAIQNEEANLMNSTMNEFVEELSTNSPAPGGGSVAALAGSLAAGLAAMVSALTHEKKGFELTKDEMESIGLEAQHLKDRFIALVDEDTSAFNQMMDAGRLPSKTETEKSDKKSAMEKAAKNGVNIPMETAESALKILEMTAVLVEKGNPNSVSDAGVAAEMAHGAVRGGIMNVRINLSGIGDQEFVKEAIEKSETLIRKADSLQDEIYSKTMNTIQSS